The Allorhodopirellula heiligendammensis genome includes a window with the following:
- a CDS encoding tetratricopeptide repeat protein, which produces MRCICFTLLLVCVGAGTVQGQTDRLYPTEGEAVIGRTKSLGKNEIVMSVGGKDQTFTPSDVTRILFQGDPAELTRGRELVLEGQYQQAFDELKKIDVAKLSREMIKADAEFYLADVQGQLALSGQGDLGAATKNVIGFVQAHPDSWHFYAATRLLGDLAKAIGNYDKAAQFYGYLGKSPSRELQIESVYQIGMIKLLQNELDPALEALSKVAGLKPSSAGERRLQTFAKAGIAVITAKQGQGKEALDMVNDLIVQLNPTDTQAAAAIYNAQGASYQALGDDEGALLAYLHTQLSYSTHAAEHVEALKQLVELWNKVGKPDRAAQARGELQQRYPGLSG; this is translated from the coding sequence ATGCGTTGTATTTGTTTCACGTTGCTGCTCGTTTGCGTGGGGGCCGGAACGGTCCAGGGGCAAACCGATCGCCTCTATCCGACTGAGGGAGAGGCCGTGATCGGCAGAACCAAATCACTTGGTAAAAACGAAATCGTGATGAGCGTCGGTGGCAAGGATCAAACGTTCACACCCAGCGACGTGACGCGCATTCTCTTCCAAGGCGATCCGGCCGAACTCACGCGCGGCCGAGAACTCGTGCTGGAGGGGCAGTACCAACAGGCCTTCGATGAATTGAAGAAAATCGATGTCGCGAAACTGTCGCGTGAGATGATCAAGGCGGATGCGGAGTTTTACCTTGCTGACGTGCAGGGCCAGTTGGCTCTTTCGGGCCAGGGAGACCTAGGTGCCGCGACCAAAAACGTGATCGGATTCGTCCAAGCCCACCCAGACTCTTGGCATTTCTATGCTGCCACCCGTTTGCTCGGCGATTTGGCGAAAGCAATCGGGAACTATGACAAGGCGGCCCAATTCTACGGGTACTTAGGCAAGTCTCCGTCACGGGAACTGCAGATTGAGTCGGTTTACCAAATCGGCATGATCAAGTTGCTTCAAAACGAACTCGACCCGGCTCTGGAGGCACTGTCGAAAGTTGCTGGTCTGAAGCCGAGTTCCGCCGGCGAGCGGCGGTTGCAAACGTTTGCGAAGGCCGGCATCGCTGTGATCACAGCAAAACAGGGGCAAGGTAAAGAGGCGCTCGACATGGTTAACGACCTGATCGTGCAGCTCAACCCGACCGACACGCAAGCTGCCGCTGCTATCTATAACGCGCAGGGAGCCAGTTACCAGGCGCTCGGCGACGATGAAGGTGCGTTGCTCGCTTATTTGCATACTCAGCTGTCCTATTCCACCCACGCAGCCGAGCACGTCGAAGCCCTGAAGCAATTAGTCGAACTCTGGAATAAGGTTGGCAAGCCAGATCGGGCCGCGCAAGCCCGCGGGGAACTGCAGCAGCGCTACCCCGGTTTGAGTGGCTAA
- a CDS encoding sulfatase family protein, with product MHLMKSLLTVSLALLNCIAGFAATAAEKPNVLILYADDLGYGDVAIENPHSKIPTPNLDELARHGMRFSDAHSSSGICTPSRYALLTGRHHWRDFHGIVNALGESVIQPDRLTMAAMFQRHGYHTGCIGKWHLGWDWGAIRKPGIAKQDWILPSSYHWDRPIPDGPLDHGFDSYFGDTVINFPPYGWIENDKLVKAPDTVLDTSKWKSIKEGRWECRPGPMCSDWDPYQNLPTITARGVDYIKSHAAANQPFFLYFAFPCPHAPIIPNDSFDGKSAAGPYGDFVFETDDACGQLLRALDDAGVSENTIVVFSADNGPEKYAYARDAEFDHWSAEPFRGLKRDLYEGGHHVPLIVRWPGITTPGRVCDALVSQIDLFATFADMLQFDLPANAAEDSHDLMPLLKGQTEGVRTSHVHNTKPDQYAIRHGDWLLVDAKTGYVSGRNRGWEAKRGYQPDDGQAVELYNLHDDPGQRANLAREYPKRVQEMQRRLQAIRDQGYSAPRLDSNNPERAKGK from the coding sequence ATGCACCTCATGAAATCCCTCCTCACAGTCTCGCTGGCGCTGCTAAATTGCATTGCCGGCTTTGCCGCGACAGCAGCTGAAAAGCCGAACGTACTGATCCTATACGCCGACGACCTTGGGTACGGTGACGTGGCGATCGAGAATCCTCACTCGAAGATCCCCACACCCAACCTTGACGAATTGGCGCGGCACGGGATGCGATTTAGCGATGCGCATTCATCCTCCGGGATCTGCACACCGAGTCGGTATGCGCTGTTGACTGGTCGACATCACTGGCGGGATTTCCACGGCATCGTCAATGCCTTGGGTGAATCGGTCATCCAACCCGACCGACTGACGATGGCTGCGATGTTCCAACGCCATGGCTACCACACAGGCTGTATCGGAAAGTGGCATCTCGGCTGGGACTGGGGAGCAATCCGCAAACCGGGAATTGCCAAGCAAGACTGGATACTACCAAGCTCCTATCATTGGGATCGTCCGATCCCCGATGGACCGCTGGACCATGGTTTTGACAGCTACTTTGGCGATACCGTCATCAACTTTCCCCCTTATGGTTGGATTGAGAATGACAAGCTCGTGAAGGCACCGGATACTGTCCTGGATACATCGAAGTGGAAATCGATCAAGGAAGGACGCTGGGAATGCCGGCCGGGGCCGATGTGTTCGGACTGGGATCCCTATCAGAACCTCCCGACGATTACGGCGAGAGGCGTGGACTACATCAAGTCGCACGCAGCCGCGAACCAGCCCTTCTTTCTGTACTTTGCGTTTCCCTGCCCTCATGCGCCCATCATCCCTAACGATTCGTTCGATGGCAAATCCGCAGCGGGCCCCTACGGCGATTTCGTGTTTGAGACCGATGACGCCTGCGGTCAACTACTCCGGGCCCTCGACGATGCGGGCGTGAGCGAGAACACGATCGTGGTTTTCTCCGCGGATAACGGCCCTGAAAAATACGCCTACGCACGGGACGCTGAATTCGACCACTGGTCGGCCGAACCATTCCGGGGCCTTAAACGCGATCTCTACGAAGGTGGTCATCATGTGCCCCTGATTGTTCGCTGGCCCGGTATCACGACACCCGGCCGCGTATGTGACGCTTTGGTATCACAAATTGATTTATTCGCTACGTTCGCAGACATGTTGCAATTTGACCTGCCCGCTAACGCCGCCGAAGACTCCCACGACTTGATGCCTTTGTTGAAGGGACAAACCGAGGGTGTCCGGACATCGCACGTTCACAATACGAAACCGGACCAGTACGCGATCCGGCATGGTGATTGGTTGCTCGTCGACGCGAAGACAGGGTATGTCAGCGGCCGCAATCGCGGCTGGGAAGCCAAACGCGGATACCAGCCTGACGATGGCCAAGCGGTGGAGTTGTATAATCTGCACGATGACCCCGGCCAGCGAGCGAATCTCGCCCGCGAATATCCTAAGCGCGTCCAAGAAATGCAGAGACGCTTACAAGCAATACGAGACCAGGGCTACTCGGCCCCCCGCCTCGATTCCAACAATCCCGAACGTGCCAAAGGCAAATAG
- a CDS encoding CHAT domain-containing protein, protein MLDPLNNRLNLMFRSFTVLLLTWTILIIASLASSPSVAQVGLGTDPMITYYQALQAYRDGDIENAIRGFEAAERGTRTDPSGKWIDAIPARVMLAECYWQLGHLPACQANLDAATGIAIRHQGWIGSLDFSVLNTAPQVAAPGNLWPEVAAVQILSVPSRIPVHIGQAVTEQSLAAGGVITPPNIKNLDAIEIMRCLAVASHRRRVLLGPLAVDSTMGSELLEATKRPTALNQPLAKSLLNAMRGCEYYATGEDKTAVDRANNYASPGGVHPLTPLSMLCALKVSTGGNDLGELNGDSRRSLVNTAQQIVNAAAALEQYEWIGEALQVAMGVADEAQLSRVEQTALMAGRTLVQRSRLASLHCYLVAADAAVSAGRVEPATEHLQTALALTGRRDIQLPRLQAYAAYVAARIAAKNGQSIGISMGSEMTSALTTMNDFILHGRNQRRPIMAMPFLHQVDIVMASMSGNVGNQSAKRILSAYASPAGIGLWRQDPLNALAAINFDDSALHAALLRLASLENDGIGVLKQTDRLLAKRFTSQLPLQGRLLQLRTLASASTDSMWPSVRQSMESPVPALKRVRELTQAAIIPPAPAPRDPAAAAASWGAARSLADAHVMEALLSDLSLARIAVPEVNPPRVATTDVDEIPDGTVLLTFLVDSGRIIASASRDGVTRTWVVPGANRLPAMVSRLLQDMGASQSRGKRLPDDDTQWKAAATKIRSYLFPADSGWSEDGLERVIVVPDGPLWYLPFELLPLADIAASNGEENAEPKPESRWADALEVQYAPTPGLALRNAEGATSADQIAMVAGNFFAVRDAQANEAMVRDVMQTADNAIISSLVASPATSNMGLNVGHLIVAAPITPNLKSPLSTQIIPLDSTSGQAAGRSDTLRDWVRLPASGPRTVFLPGLRTSAATSKLGDGSELFYPMISLQASGVREVGLSRWATGGASAAAVLSEVVNEVPYTSLAAAIRRGTMMLRQTELSLSREPLLGKADSEATEISGDEPLFWATYLSSGSLQLAPPTKED, encoded by the coding sequence ATGCTTGATCCCCTTAATAATCGTCTGAATCTCATGTTCCGAAGTTTCACTGTCCTGCTGCTGACGTGGACGATCTTGATCATCGCTAGTCTCGCGTCAAGCCCGTCGGTGGCCCAGGTAGGATTAGGAACTGATCCGATGATCACCTACTACCAAGCGTTGCAGGCGTATCGTGACGGCGACATCGAGAACGCGATACGTGGCTTTGAGGCCGCTGAGCGAGGCACCCGTACCGACCCCAGCGGCAAGTGGATTGATGCCATTCCCGCTCGCGTGATGCTTGCCGAGTGCTACTGGCAACTTGGTCACCTGCCCGCCTGTCAGGCTAATCTCGATGCCGCCACTGGGATTGCGATCCGCCACCAGGGCTGGATCGGTAGCCTCGATTTCTCGGTGCTCAATACCGCTCCGCAGGTTGCCGCCCCAGGGAATCTATGGCCGGAGGTGGCCGCAGTGCAGATTCTGTCGGTGCCCAGCAGGATACCTGTGCATATTGGTCAAGCCGTCACGGAGCAATCGCTCGCTGCCGGCGGTGTAATCACGCCGCCGAATATCAAGAACCTCGATGCCATTGAAATCATGCGTTGTCTCGCGGTGGCATCGCATCGTCGCCGGGTTTTGCTCGGGCCACTCGCTGTGGACAGCACGATGGGGAGCGAGCTTCTCGAAGCGACGAAGCGGCCCACAGCTTTGAACCAGCCGTTGGCCAAGAGTCTGCTAAACGCCATGCGCGGTTGTGAATACTACGCGACTGGCGAAGACAAAACTGCGGTGGATCGAGCGAATAATTACGCGTCTCCAGGCGGGGTTCATCCGCTCACGCCATTGTCGATGTTATGTGCCCTGAAGGTTTCCACAGGAGGTAACGACCTTGGTGAACTGAATGGTGACAGTCGTCGATCACTCGTTAATACCGCACAACAGATTGTCAACGCCGCCGCCGCATTGGAACAATACGAGTGGATTGGCGAAGCGTTGCAGGTCGCCATGGGAGTCGCCGACGAAGCCCAGCTTAGTCGCGTTGAGCAGACGGCCCTGATGGCGGGGCGAACGTTGGTCCAGCGATCACGCTTGGCCTCGCTGCACTGCTATCTGGTTGCCGCCGATGCAGCCGTTTCAGCGGGCCGCGTCGAACCGGCGACCGAGCACTTGCAGACAGCATTGGCCTTGACGGGACGACGGGACATCCAGTTGCCACGACTACAAGCCTACGCTGCTTATGTTGCTGCGAGAATCGCGGCCAAGAATGGGCAGTCGATTGGCATCTCGATGGGTAGTGAGATGACTTCCGCTCTCACCACCATGAACGATTTTATCCTCCATGGACGCAATCAGCGTCGACCGATCATGGCGATGCCGTTTCTCCATCAGGTCGACATCGTGATGGCGAGTATGAGTGGCAATGTCGGCAACCAATCAGCCAAACGAATTCTCAGTGCCTATGCGAGTCCCGCCGGCATCGGACTGTGGCGTCAAGATCCGCTCAACGCGCTTGCCGCCATCAATTTCGACGACTCTGCGTTGCACGCAGCGTTATTGAGACTCGCATCGCTAGAGAATGATGGGATCGGCGTCTTGAAGCAAACTGACCGGTTGCTCGCCAAGCGATTCACCAGCCAGCTGCCCCTGCAGGGGCGTCTGTTGCAATTGCGGACGCTCGCTTCGGCATCGACGGATTCGATGTGGCCATCGGTCCGCCAGTCCATGGAGTCGCCTGTGCCCGCTCTTAAACGTGTGCGGGAGCTAACACAGGCGGCGATCATTCCACCGGCGCCAGCGCCGAGAGATCCCGCCGCCGCGGCGGCCAGTTGGGGAGCCGCACGCTCACTCGCCGACGCGCACGTGATGGAGGCCCTGTTGAGCGACCTATCGCTCGCGCGCATCGCGGTGCCCGAAGTCAACCCGCCGCGGGTCGCGACGACGGATGTGGATGAAATCCCCGATGGCACGGTCTTGTTGACGTTTTTGGTGGACTCCGGCCGCATCATCGCGTCGGCTTCCCGCGACGGCGTCACGCGGACCTGGGTAGTGCCGGGCGCGAATCGATTGCCCGCCATGGTGAGCCGCCTGCTGCAAGACATGGGCGCATCGCAATCGCGAGGAAAGCGTTTGCCCGATGACGACACCCAATGGAAAGCGGCGGCAACGAAAATACGTAGTTACTTGTTTCCAGCGGATTCAGGATGGTCCGAAGACGGCTTGGAGAGAGTGATTGTGGTCCCCGACGGCCCCCTCTGGTATCTCCCATTTGAGCTCCTTCCACTCGCCGACATCGCAGCGAGCAACGGTGAGGAGAACGCTGAGCCGAAGCCTGAGTCGCGCTGGGCCGATGCGCTGGAGGTGCAGTACGCACCGACCCCAGGGTTGGCCCTGCGGAATGCAGAGGGCGCAACGTCTGCGGACCAAATCGCCATGGTCGCAGGGAACTTTTTTGCCGTCCGAGATGCGCAGGCCAACGAGGCGATGGTGCGAGATGTTATGCAGACCGCTGACAACGCCATCATCAGTTCACTAGTGGCGTCCCCTGCCACGAGTAACATGGGGCTGAATGTTGGCCATCTCATCGTCGCTGCGCCCATCACGCCAAACCTGAAAAGCCCTCTCTCCACACAAATTATTCCGCTCGACAGCACGAGCGGGCAGGCAGCAGGTCGCTCCGATACTCTTCGCGACTGGGTGCGGTTGCCAGCAAGTGGTCCCCGGACCGTTTTCCTACCAGGACTGCGCACCAGTGCTGCCACGTCGAAACTCGGTGACGGCAGCGAGCTGTTTTACCCAATGATCTCATTGCAAGCCTCGGGAGTTCGGGAGGTTGGCTTAAGTCGCTGGGCTACCGGTGGCGCCTCGGCAGCTGCGGTCTTGTCCGAGGTCGTCAACGAGGTCCCATACACCTCCCTTGCTGCCGCCATCCGGCGCGGCACCATGATGCTGCGACAGACCGAGTTATCCCTTTCCCGGGAACCTCTGCTCGGTAAAGCCGACAGCGAAGCGACTGAGATCAGTGGTGATGAACCGCTATTTTGGGCGACGTACTTGAGCAGCGGATCGCTCCAGCTCGCCCCCCCGACGAAAGAGGATTGA
- a CDS encoding MFS transporter: protein MADAAFFGGMVGCGETYFSAFALAIGLGETASGLVASIPLLVGGTLQLISPLAIKWLGSFHRWIVTGAVLQAAAFLPLAWAAWSGSLSLAMMLLIASVYWAAGLAIGPAWNTWIEHVVPAPRRTRFFARRSRLQQICTFVSLISAGLFLQWTSQNERTLLGFAALFFVAGVCRLVSAVFLHRTNSTGVTPASCGVPETGAEVASGVRSTPIGNSSQTVSSGARQLLTYLVLMQVFVQISGPFFTPYMLKQLSFGYGTFVMLISVAFISKVLSMSFWGRIAERSGATRVLWIGGVGLVPLSALWIISDQVAWLLVVQLLSGVFWAAYELGFFLMFFETMPPAQRTQLLTYYNFANTLAVCVGATTGAAIMGWIGYSAEGYHTLFGISSSGRLFCLGLLAGIALPHHSLRQIRMRFLSIRPGAGSVVAPILASAEEE from the coding sequence ATGGCTGACGCCGCGTTCTTCGGGGGCATGGTCGGCTGTGGTGAAACCTATTTTTCCGCCTTCGCGTTAGCCATCGGACTGGGTGAGACTGCCTCTGGGTTAGTCGCCAGCATTCCTTTGTTGGTTGGGGGAACGCTGCAACTGATCTCTCCACTGGCGATTAAATGGCTGGGCAGCTTTCATCGATGGATCGTCACCGGGGCGGTGTTGCAAGCAGCGGCATTTCTTCCTCTTGCCTGGGCGGCGTGGTCGGGTTCGCTCTCCCTAGCGATGATGCTGTTAATCGCATCGGTTTACTGGGCCGCTGGACTGGCGATCGGTCCAGCATGGAATACCTGGATCGAACATGTCGTACCGGCCCCCCGCCGGACTCGCTTCTTTGCTCGCCGATCTCGGCTGCAACAGATCTGCACGTTCGTCTCGCTGATATCAGCGGGACTTTTTTTGCAGTGGACAAGCCAGAATGAGCGAACGCTCCTGGGTTTTGCCGCGTTATTCTTTGTCGCAGGAGTCTGCCGTCTCGTATCCGCCGTGTTCCTGCACCGCACCAACTCCACGGGGGTGACACCAGCCTCGTGTGGCGTGCCTGAAACAGGTGCCGAGGTAGCCTCCGGAGTACGCTCCACGCCAATCGGCAATTCATCGCAGACCGTTAGCAGCGGTGCGCGACAACTGCTGACCTATTTAGTTTTGATGCAAGTGTTTGTGCAAATCAGCGGCCCCTTCTTCACGCCGTACATGCTCAAACAACTGTCATTTGGCTATGGCACATTCGTGATGTTGATCTCAGTGGCGTTCATCAGCAAGGTGCTATCGATGTCGTTCTGGGGCCGAATTGCGGAACGCTCGGGAGCAACCCGTGTGCTGTGGATCGGCGGCGTCGGCTTGGTGCCGCTGTCGGCGCTGTGGATCATTTCTGACCAAGTCGCTTGGCTGCTGGTGGTCCAATTGCTCAGCGGCGTTTTTTGGGCGGCATATGAACTCGGTTTCTTTTTAATGTTCTTTGAAACCATGCCGCCCGCTCAGCGAACCCAATTGCTGACTTATTACAACTTTGCCAACACCCTCGCGGTGTGTGTCGGCGCGACGACGGGCGCCGCGATTATGGGTTGGATCGGATACTCGGCAGAGGGCTATCACACGCTCTTCGGCATCTCGTCGAGTGGACGATTGTTCTGCCTAGGATTGCTTGCGGGAATTGCACTGCCACATCACTCCCTGCGACAGATCCGGATGCGGTTCCTGTCGATTCGCCCGGGTGCAGGCAGCGTCGTCGCCCCAATTCTGGCTAGCGCCGAAGAGGAATGA
- a CDS encoding glucosamine-6-phosphate isomerase translates to MTAKQSVIASDWWDYTTLDQELIDEAAALSPAEMLALSRPGFQVVFYDTLEDFYLAEALEYLEAWKQSTDDNPVGVCGPIGPTEQLPLVARMINSLGLDVRSGHFWGMDEWIVDGTEVPANHPLSFEKCDREMLLDRIDAKLRMPDTNLHFPKADVKPYRESWDTGVRCAVMQGGQGDVKHWAFNDPVRREGEWKDAPPPPEGYRKLATRVVELHPLTIAQNARTSGGGNISLVPTAAVTVGPVETWQAEKVSIWHAGAHDNPFGQRLTCLMVAKGIANSAVPMSLLADHPNVQFNYYRGGIGTCSVEMH, encoded by the coding sequence ATGACTGCAAAACAAAGCGTAATCGCGTCGGATTGGTGGGATTACACGACACTTGACCAAGAGCTCATCGACGAGGCAGCGGCGCTCTCGCCGGCGGAGATGCTCGCCCTCTCTCGCCCCGGATTCCAGGTTGTTTTTTACGACACCTTGGAAGACTTTTACCTCGCCGAAGCGCTTGAGTATCTCGAAGCGTGGAAGCAATCGACCGACGACAATCCGGTGGGAGTGTGTGGCCCGATTGGCCCGACCGAACAGTTACCACTCGTTGCACGCATGATCAACTCGCTCGGACTCGATGTGCGTAGCGGTCATTTCTGGGGCATGGACGAGTGGATCGTCGATGGGACCGAAGTCCCAGCAAACCATCCATTGTCGTTCGAAAAGTGCGATCGCGAGATGCTGCTGGACCGCATCGATGCGAAGCTGCGAATGCCTGATACGAATTTGCATTTCCCTAAAGCTGACGTGAAGCCGTACCGCGAGAGCTGGGATACTGGTGTACGCTGCGCGGTCATGCAGGGCGGGCAGGGCGACGTCAAGCACTGGGCCTTCAACGATCCGGTACGTCGCGAAGGCGAATGGAAAGACGCCCCCCCGCCACCCGAAGGATATCGCAAGTTAGCGACCCGTGTCGTCGAACTGCATCCCCTGACGATCGCTCAAAACGCTCGCACGAGCGGCGGGGGCAACATATCCTTGGTGCCCACTGCTGCCGTCACGGTCGGTCCCGTTGAGACGTGGCAGGCCGAAAAGGTATCGATTTGGCATGCGGGGGCCCACGACAATCCATTCGGCCAACGATTGACCTGCCTGATGGTTGCCAAAGGCATCGCGAACTCCGCGGTTCCTATGTCACTGCTAGCAGACCACCCCAACGTTCAGTTCAACTACTACCGTGGCGGCATCGGCACCTGCTCGGTCGAAATGCATTGA
- a CDS encoding sodium/glutamate symporter, giving the protein MLGAVILTAALLCLGVGIRSRFRIFATARIPASLIAGAIGLAGLQFLTWFCWSFDGQLLASTWHAALESFIRDAVTNLRAWPTWLIAVVFAGMLLTKSPERLATDRHGDREGFSPVAREALMVWIIVLGQTAIGLVLVWWWIGPQFSLPASAGMLIETGFAGGHGTAAAMGTVLAHPSIGMNNGLDLGILMATSGLIYGLVSGILWIELGVRRGWVATGLPPNGSASTTTEHRQIGVPSTPHDQVGGPLRPLPPADAIDPLLLQLLWLTLAFAVGVGLQYAVDQVAMMVDAAGSFGNDQAGTAGDAVLTDRLRAASVVGSFPLFIYTLFGGAIVRFCVVRTAGEHWIDHERIQRLVGSSMDLLVVAAVATLNLAVVASLWVPMLGLFLGGAIWSTICLLVLSRKILPESHWFELGLINFGMSTGTTATGFVLLRVVDPDLETSAAKQYALAAPLSAPFIGGGMITVGLPLLLLERIPIGVSAVGMTVIVGVLVAWGVGWKSRLTATATSANAKTRSPKETVTENR; this is encoded by the coding sequence ATGCTAGGCGCTGTCATTCTCACCGCCGCGTTGCTGTGCCTCGGGGTAGGAATACGCTCCAGATTCCGTATTTTCGCAACCGCCCGCATTCCCGCGTCACTCATCGCGGGGGCAATTGGTTTGGCCGGTCTGCAATTCCTGACGTGGTTCTGCTGGTCGTTCGACGGCCAACTCCTGGCGAGCACATGGCATGCAGCACTCGAGTCCTTCATTCGTGATGCGGTGACAAATCTGCGGGCTTGGCCGACCTGGTTGATCGCGGTCGTGTTCGCAGGGATGCTGTTGACCAAATCACCCGAGCGTCTGGCGACTGACCGGCACGGCGACCGGGAGGGATTTTCCCCTGTTGCCCGTGAAGCGTTGATGGTGTGGATCATCGTGCTCGGTCAAACGGCGATCGGATTGGTGTTGGTGTGGTGGTGGATCGGTCCCCAATTCTCACTGCCAGCCTCGGCGGGAATGTTGATTGAAACCGGTTTTGCGGGCGGTCATGGTACCGCCGCTGCCATGGGCACCGTGCTGGCGCACCCCAGCATCGGGATGAACAACGGCTTGGACCTGGGAATCCTGATGGCGACTTCGGGTTTGATCTATGGACTCGTTTCAGGGATTCTATGGATTGAGCTCGGCGTGCGCCGTGGCTGGGTTGCCACCGGATTGCCTCCCAATGGATCCGCGTCGACAACTACCGAACACAGACAGATCGGAGTGCCGTCGACGCCGCATGACCAGGTGGGCGGACCGCTTCGTCCGCTGCCGCCGGCCGATGCTATCGACCCATTGCTGCTGCAATTGCTGTGGTTGACGCTCGCCTTTGCCGTCGGGGTGGGACTGCAGTATGCCGTCGATCAGGTGGCCATGATGGTGGATGCTGCGGGTTCGTTCGGAAATGACCAAGCGGGCACGGCCGGCGATGCGGTGCTGACAGATCGGCTTCGCGCGGCCTCCGTGGTGGGCTCGTTCCCCTTATTCATCTACACACTCTTTGGCGGGGCAATTGTGCGATTCTGCGTGGTGCGCACTGCGGGGGAACACTGGATCGACCATGAGAGAATTCAGCGACTGGTCGGTTCGAGCATGGATTTACTAGTCGTCGCTGCGGTGGCGACACTGAATTTGGCCGTGGTGGCGTCGTTGTGGGTGCCGATGCTGGGACTTTTTTTAGGCGGCGCAATCTGGTCCACGATCTGTTTACTGGTGTTGTCTCGAAAAATCCTGCCGGAGAGCCACTGGTTCGAGCTGGGGTTGATCAATTTTGGGATGTCTACGGGCACGACGGCCACCGGGTTTGTGTTATTGAGGGTCGTCGATCCCGACTTAGAAACATCAGCGGCCAAACAGTATGCGTTGGCGGCACCCCTGTCGGCACCCTTTATTGGTGGCGGCATGATCACCGTGGGGCTGCCGCTGCTACTGCTGGAGCGAATCCCGATCGGCGTTTCGGCTGTCGGCATGACGGTCATTGTGGGTGTTCTGGTGGCATGGGGGGTGGGCTGGAAATCGAGACTCACAGCTACTGCCACATCCGCAAACGCTAAAACCCGGTCGCCAAAAGAGACCGTGACCGAAAATAGGTAG